One stretch of Actinomycetota bacterium DNA includes these proteins:
- a CDS encoding pyridine nucleotide-disulfide oxidoreductase, whose translation RVVVGATFVGPGVQELLHSATVAIAGEVPLDRLWHAVPSFPTVSEVWLRLLETYGL comes from the coding sequence CGGGTCGTGGTCGGCGCGACCTTCGTCGGTCCTGGCGTGCAGGAGCTGCTGCACTCGGCCACGGTGGCCATCGCCGGTGAGGTGCCGCTCGACCGGCTGTGGCACGCCGTCCCGTCGTTCCCGACGGTCAGCGAGGTCTGGCTGCGGCTGCTGGAGACCTACGGCCTCTGA